In Micromonospora purpureochromogenes, a single window of DNA contains:
- the paaC gene encoding 1,2-phenylacetyl-CoA epoxidase subunit PaaC → MNGPFGFTLALADDALVAAQRLGEWATRAPEMEEDIALANIALDQLGAARLLLSYAGELEGAGRDEDALAYLRDDREFRNCLLVELPNGDFAVSMVKLLLLSAYQLPLYTALAGCADERLAAIGAKARKESAYHLDHGSLWVKRLGDGTEESHRRAQAALDLLWPYHHELFTADPAAPVDPATLRADFDAVVSAVLDEATLTRPETGWAPAGGRAGVHTEHLSYLLAEMQVLHRAHPGAKW, encoded by the coding sequence GTGAACGGCCCCTTCGGCTTCACCCTCGCGCTCGCCGACGACGCGCTGGTCGCCGCGCAGCGGCTCGGCGAGTGGGCCACCCGCGCGCCGGAGATGGAGGAGGACATCGCGCTGGCCAACATCGCCCTCGACCAGCTCGGCGCGGCCCGCCTGCTGCTGTCGTACGCGGGTGAGCTGGAGGGCGCCGGCCGGGACGAGGACGCGCTGGCGTACCTGCGTGACGACCGGGAGTTCCGCAACTGCCTGCTGGTGGAGCTGCCCAACGGCGACTTCGCGGTGAGCATGGTGAAGCTGCTGCTGCTCTCGGCGTACCAGCTGCCGCTCTACACCGCGCTGGCCGGGTGCGCCGACGAGCGGCTGGCCGCGATCGGCGCCAAGGCGCGCAAGGAGTCCGCCTACCACCTGGACCACGGCTCGCTGTGGGTGAAGCGGCTCGGCGACGGCACCGAGGAGTCGCACCGCCGGGCCCAGGCCGCGCTGGACCTTCTCTGGCCGTACCACCACGAGCTGTTCACGGCGGACCCGGCGGCGCCGGTCGACCCGGCCACCCTGCGGGCCGACTTCGACGCCGTCGTGTCCGCCGTGCTCGACGAGGCGACGCTGACCCGCCCGGAGACCGGCTGGGCGCCGGCCGGCGGGCGCGCCGGCGTGCACACCGAGCACCTGTCGTACCTGCTCGCCGAGATGCAGGTGCTGCACCGCGCGCATCCCGGGGCGAAATGGTGA
- the paaB gene encoding 1,2-phenylacetyl-CoA epoxidase subunit PaaB yields the protein MSKESSPLWEVFVRARRGLSHTHVGSLHAPDAELALRNARDLYTRRQEGVSIWVVPASAITASSPDEKDAFFDPAADKVYRHPTFYEVPDGVAHL from the coding sequence ATGAGCAAGGAGTCCTCGCCGCTGTGGGAGGTGTTCGTCCGGGCCCGGCGCGGGCTGTCGCACACCCACGTCGGCAGTCTGCACGCCCCCGACGCCGAGCTGGCCCTGCGGAACGCCCGCGACCTCTACACCCGCCGCCAGGAGGGGGTGTCGATCTGGGTGGTGCCGGCGAGCGCCATCACCGCGTCCAGCCCGGACGAGAAGGACGCCTTCTTCGACCCGGCCGCCGACAAGGTCTACCGCCACCCCACCTTCTACGAGGTGCCGGACGGGGTGGCGCACCTGTGA
- the paaA gene encoding 1,2-phenylacetyl-CoA epoxidase subunit PaaA: protein MYGNDFAAEGDAPGGDLLGQVEAAEAALREAAARGRRGAPEPGADLAAYFADVIDADQKIEPRDWMPEAYRRTLIRQIAQHAHSEIIGMQPEGNWISRAPSLKRKAILLAKVQDEAGHGLYLYAAAETLGISRDELVEMLLNGRQKYSSIFNYPTLTWADVGAIGWLVDGAAIVNQVPLCRCSYGPYARAMIRVCKEESFHQRQGYEILHTLAHGTPAQKAMAQDAVDRWWYPSLAMFGPPDGDSTHSAQSMAWKIKRFSNDELRQRFVDMCVQQAEILGLTLPDPDLRWNDERQAYDYTQPDYDELLRVIKGEGPCNRQRMEHRRRAHTEGAWVREAAAAYAAKRTQQRQKVAA from the coding sequence ATGTATGGCAACGACTTCGCCGCCGAGGGGGACGCTCCCGGTGGTGACCTGCTCGGTCAGGTCGAGGCGGCCGAGGCGGCGCTGCGCGAGGCGGCGGCGCGCGGTCGGCGCGGTGCCCCGGAGCCCGGTGCGGACCTGGCGGCCTACTTCGCCGACGTCATCGACGCGGACCAGAAGATCGAGCCGCGCGACTGGATGCCCGAGGCGTACCGCCGGACGCTGATCCGGCAGATCGCCCAGCACGCGCACTCCGAGATCATCGGCATGCAGCCCGAGGGAAACTGGATCAGCCGGGCCCCCTCGCTCAAGCGCAAGGCGATCCTGCTGGCCAAGGTGCAGGACGAGGCCGGCCACGGGCTCTACCTCTACGCGGCGGCCGAGACCCTCGGCATCAGTCGGGACGAACTGGTCGAGATGCTGCTCAACGGGCGGCAGAAGTACAGCTCGATCTTCAACTACCCGACGCTGACCTGGGCCGACGTCGGCGCCATCGGCTGGCTGGTGGACGGTGCCGCGATTGTCAACCAGGTGCCCCTGTGCCGCTGCTCGTACGGCCCGTACGCGCGGGCGATGATCCGGGTCTGCAAGGAGGAGTCGTTCCACCAGCGGCAGGGCTACGAGATCCTGCACACGCTGGCGCACGGCACCCCCGCGCAGAAGGCGATGGCCCAGGACGCCGTCGACCGCTGGTGGTACCCGTCACTGGCGATGTTCGGCCCACCGGACGGCGACTCGACCCACTCCGCGCAGTCGATGGCCTGGAAGATCAAGCGCTTCTCCAACGACGAGCTGCGCCAGCGCTTCGTGGACATGTGCGTGCAGCAGGCCGAGATCCTCGGCCTCACCCTGCCCGACCCCGACCTGCGCTGGAACGACGAGCGCCAGGCCTACGACTACACCCAGCCGGACTACGACGAGCTGCTGCGGGTGATCAAGGGCGAGGGCCCGTGCAACCGGCAGCGGATGGAACACCGCCGCCGCGCCCACACCGAGGGCGCCTGGGTACGTGAGGCCGCCGCGGCGTACGCCGCCAAGCGGACGCAGCAGAGGCAGAAGGTGGCCGCATGA
- a CDS encoding serine hydrolase, which translates to MAGSRRGDRRNTPLKLAAVAAILIGLVLVSLRLLPGSPLQSTAASHWGEPTPDRSTGEPTDRSNRAKPAPSPTPSLEPLPFSDEQIDLDLKGWYAWSVLDTRTGKIIGSENMDETSTTASLIKSWIVADYLRRADDAGQQPSGAKLAEATRIIRDSDNTLAEKFYNSVGRSPSIKRMVSICKTTDSSPAADGGWSRTNLSPRDTARLGACIKDGRAAGPKWTNWLLNEMRQVRGEGDFGIRKAFPAAEQKTIAIKNGWVDRTREQEMHINCLAIGDNWTMGVMVRYPIGMGYEYGMKNCQKITEAVLRSDT; encoded by the coding sequence ATGGCCGGCAGCCGCCGCGGTGACCGGCGGAACACGCCGCTGAAACTGGCCGCCGTCGCCGCCATCCTGATCGGCCTGGTGCTGGTGTCGCTGCGACTGCTGCCCGGCTCACCGCTGCAGTCAACCGCCGCCTCGCACTGGGGCGAGCCGACCCCGGACCGCTCCACCGGCGAGCCCACCGATCGCAGCAACCGCGCGAAGCCGGCCCCGTCCCCGACCCCGTCGCTGGAGCCGCTGCCGTTCTCCGACGAACAGATCGACCTCGACCTCAAGGGCTGGTACGCCTGGAGCGTGCTGGACACCCGGACCGGGAAGATCATCGGCTCGGAGAACATGGACGAGACCAGCACCACCGCGTCGCTGATCAAGTCCTGGATCGTCGCCGACTACCTGCGCCGGGCCGATGACGCCGGCCAGCAGCCGAGCGGGGCCAAGCTCGCCGAGGCCACCCGGATCATCCGGGACAGTGACAACACCCTCGCCGAGAAGTTCTACAACAGCGTCGGGCGGTCCCCCTCGATCAAGCGGATGGTCTCCATCTGCAAGACCACCGACAGCAGCCCGGCCGCCGACGGCGGCTGGAGTCGGACGAACCTCTCCCCCCGGGACACCGCCCGGCTCGGTGCGTGCATCAAGGACGGTCGCGCCGCCGGCCCGAAGTGGACGAACTGGCTGCTGAACGAGATGCGGCAGGTGCGCGGCGAGGGTGACTTCGGGATCCGCAAGGCGTTCCCGGCCGCGGAGCAGAAGACCATCGCCATCAAGAACGGCTGGGTCGACCGGACCAGGGAGCAGGAGATGCACATCAACTGCCTGGCCATCGGCGACAACTGGACGATGGGCGTGATGGTCCGCTACCCGATCGGCATGGGCTACGAGTACGGCATGAAGAACTGCCAGAAGATCACCGAGGCGGTGCTCCGGTCGGACACCTGA
- a CDS encoding menaquinone biosynthetic enzyme MqnA/MqnD family protein: MVERVARPRVGHIQFLNCLPIYWGLMRSGALLDVDLHKDSPDRLSAALVAGDLDIGPISQVEYLRNADELLLLPDLAVGSDGPVLSVNVVSTKPLTELDGGRVALGSTSRTGVLLAQLLLGERYGVRPDYFRCPPDLTQMLLEADAGVLIGDVALRALYEAPRRGLEVTDLGQAWREWTGLPMVFAVWAVRRDFAAAHPGMVKEVHEAFLRSRDLCLAELDQVAESAARWEPFDAATLATYFRTLDFSLGERQVAGLREFARRAAAIGEAPALPDGGPEFFAG; this comes from the coding sequence ATGGTTGAACGCGTGGCGCGCCCCCGGGTCGGGCACATCCAGTTTCTGAACTGTCTGCCCATCTACTGGGGGCTGATGCGCTCCGGCGCGCTGCTCGACGTCGACCTGCACAAGGACTCGCCGGACCGGCTGAGCGCCGCGCTGGTCGCCGGTGACCTGGACATCGGGCCGATCTCGCAGGTGGAGTACCTGCGAAACGCCGACGAGCTGCTGCTCCTGCCCGACCTGGCGGTCGGCAGCGACGGGCCGGTGCTCTCGGTCAACGTGGTCTCCACGAAGCCGCTCACCGAGCTGGACGGCGGCCGGGTCGCGCTCGGCTCCACCTCGCGTACCGGGGTGCTCCTCGCCCAGCTCCTGCTCGGCGAGCGGTACGGCGTCCGCCCCGACTACTTCCGCTGCCCGCCGGACCTGACCCAGATGCTGCTGGAGGCCGACGCGGGCGTGCTCATCGGCGACGTGGCGCTGCGCGCGCTCTACGAGGCCCCGCGCCGGGGGCTGGAGGTCACCGACCTCGGGCAGGCCTGGCGGGAGTGGACCGGACTGCCGATGGTCTTCGCCGTCTGGGCGGTACGCCGCGACTTCGCCGCCGCCCACCCGGGCATGGTCAAGGAGGTGCACGAGGCGTTCCTGCGCTCCCGTGACCTCTGCCTGGCCGAGCTGGACCAGGTGGCCGAGTCGGCCGCCCGCTGGGAGCCGTTCGACGCGGCGACCCTCGCCACGTACTTCCGTACCCTCGACTTCTCCCTCGGCGAGCGGCAGGTGGCCGGGCTGCGCGAGTTCGCCCGGCGGGCAGCGGCGATCGGCGAGGCCCCGGCGCTGCCGGACGGCGGTCCCGAGTTCTTCGCCGGCTGA
- a CDS encoding MFS transporter, which produces MSFTPGGSRWPDVWLAATARGTTICGDFLAATALALALQAAGASGLAVSGLLLAATLPLVVLAPLAGRLADRVDSRRLLVSVGLVQAALCALLAFAEQPVLVIGLVALLACGLAVTQPCLAALLPAMVRPDDLPRASAVNQTAVSLGALAGPVLAGLLVGQFGTRVPLLLDAVSYLALVVAGLLLRTRRGGRRTATATAATSTGPAPAWRLRRDPLLLAMVVTTAAVIAAIGGINVIEVFFIRDTLDSSATVYGLVGAAWMAGMLPGSWLAARLARRLTDDGALVYGVLVTLGGCCLVVVLASAVPAAGLLVPLWLVGGAANGGENVFANVLTARRAPEALRARAYATYGAAVQGGSMAGYLAGGALLAVLPPRPLIAVAGVAGLLVVLAFVPVVVRAVRRAGSAVGPVAPAAAVEPGGRVVNAELATPVPGR; this is translated from the coding sequence ATGTCCTTCACACCTGGCGGTTCCCGCTGGCCCGACGTCTGGCTGGCCGCCACCGCGCGCGGCACCACCATCTGCGGCGACTTCCTCGCCGCCACCGCGCTCGCGCTCGCGCTCCAGGCCGCCGGCGCCAGCGGGCTCGCCGTCTCCGGGCTGCTGCTGGCCGCGACCCTGCCGCTGGTGGTGCTCGCCCCACTCGCCGGGCGGCTCGCCGACCGGGTGGACAGCCGCCGGCTGCTGGTCAGCGTCGGGCTGGTGCAGGCCGCGCTCTGCGCCCTGCTCGCCTTCGCCGAGCAGCCGGTCCTGGTCATCGGGCTGGTCGCGCTGCTCGCCTGCGGGCTCGCGGTCACCCAGCCCTGCCTGGCCGCGCTGCTGCCCGCGATGGTGCGCCCCGACGACCTGCCCCGGGCCAGCGCGGTCAACCAGACCGCCGTTTCCCTCGGCGCGCTCGCCGGCCCGGTGCTCGCCGGGCTGCTGGTCGGGCAGTTCGGCACCCGCGTGCCGCTGCTGCTGGACGCCGTCAGCTACCTCGCGCTGGTGGTCGCCGGCCTGCTGCTGCGTACCCGCCGGGGTGGCCGGCGGACCGCGACCGCCACGGCCGCGACCAGCACCGGACCGGCGCCGGCCTGGCGGCTGCGCCGCGACCCGCTGCTGCTGGCCATGGTCGTCACCACGGCCGCCGTGATCGCCGCGATCGGCGGCATCAACGTGATCGAGGTGTTCTTCATCCGCGACACGCTGGACAGCTCGGCCACCGTCTACGGGCTGGTCGGCGCGGCCTGGATGGCCGGCATGCTGCCGGGCAGCTGGCTCGCCGCGCGGCTGGCCCGCCGGCTCACCGACGACGGCGCCCTGGTCTACGGGGTGCTGGTCACCCTCGGCGGCTGCTGCCTGGTGGTGGTCCTCGCCTCCGCCGTGCCGGCGGCCGGACTGCTGGTCCCGCTCTGGCTGGTGGGCGGCGCGGCGAACGGCGGGGAGAACGTCTTCGCCAACGTGCTGACCGCCCGGCGGGCCCCCGAGGCGCTGCGGGCCCGGGCCTACGCCACCTACGGCGCGGCCGTCCAGGGCGGTTCGATGGCCGGGTACCTGGCCGGCGGCGCGCTGCTGGCGGTGCTGCCGCCGCGCCCGTTGATCGCGGTGGCCGGGGTCGCCGGCCTGCTGGTCGTGCTCGCGTTCGTGCCCGTGGTCGTCCGCGCCGTCCGGCGCGCGGGATCGGCCGTCGGCCCGGTCGCGCCGGCAGCGGCGGTCGAGCCCGGTGGGCGGGTGGTGAATGCGGAGTTGGCCACTCCGGTGCCGGGCCGCTGA
- a CDS encoding ArsR/SmtB family transcription factor, with the protein MTEARPEQRRMTISDPQVMRALAHPARIAIMEHLSTREGGATATECAEVVGMSPSATSYHLRALAKFGLVEQAPSRGDARERVWRTFSHHWFVDAGRDAGPEARAAEQALVEAHAARDMERTRDWLRRAGDEPPEWYDVALFNDSMLLLTAAELAELNEAVLALLRPYRQRNRQTDRPAGARSVAVQYKAVPLA; encoded by the coding sequence ATGACGGAGGCGCGGCCCGAGCAGCGCCGGATGACGATCAGCGACCCGCAGGTGATGCGGGCGCTGGCCCATCCGGCCCGAATCGCGATCATGGAGCACCTGAGCACCCGGGAGGGTGGCGCGACCGCCACCGAGTGCGCCGAGGTCGTCGGCATGTCGCCGAGCGCGACCAGCTACCACCTGCGGGCGCTGGCGAAGTTCGGCCTGGTGGAGCAGGCGCCCAGCCGGGGCGACGCGCGGGAGCGGGTCTGGCGCACGTTCAGCCACCACTGGTTCGTCGACGCGGGCCGGGACGCGGGCCCCGAGGCCCGCGCCGCCGAGCAGGCGCTGGTGGAGGCGCACGCCGCCCGGGACATGGAGCGGACCCGGGACTGGTTGCGGCGCGCCGGGGACGAGCCTCCCGAGTGGTACGACGTGGCCCTGTTCAACGACAGCATGCTCCTGCTCACCGCCGCCGAGTTGGCCGAGCTGAACGAGGCGGTGCTGGCCCTGTTGCGGCCGTACCGGCAACGGAACCGGCAGACCGACCGGCCCGCCGGGGCGCGGTCGGTGGCGGTGCAGTACAAGGCGGTGCCGCTGGCGTAA